One genomic region from Candidatus Rokuibacteriota bacterium encodes:
- a CDS encoding DEAD/DEAH box helicase family protein → MSEQTATDRAKAPIAPNDKVRLPSYPELSIGEVLRIAETAGFYQADVVFETPTGRRLETFPVELLEKTGDPWQRLAEGAFDDPVTYQVKQIAIDLAHSNFGGELSASRVNLLPHQILVVHDLVGMAERRLLVADEVGLGKTIETGMLLRELHVRGESDRVLIVAPAGLVKNWQNELRDCFRLHFSILGHDFYDYGTASWEMHPWVIASIDTLKQPRRIQRLLGALRWDVIVFDEAHHLSRTRTGKKTVTTQNYKLAEALRSHTRDLLFLSATPHQGNPYQFWSLIQVLNDQLFTSPEELSDHRGMLARVMIRRTKREVTDAQGHPIFRRRHVHTERFPLAPSEREFYDRLSEYLREGYTVAGIDQSRTTRQQRAIGFVMATFQKIMSSSPRAIRQALRRRLLVLLARKQLGLEAKRRSGAATSEAILKIQDEMLQVASALLGERTADHVDAEAYVLRVRRRLLKRMEEDYETTEWSLDGDEEAEEGVYAEADIPQEIEKVRELIRLVPQGPDRRFDTVIRAISELTHQNPDERFIIFTQYRDTLEFLSEELGKIYGSHRLARIVGGPLEDKIAAMEAFWAPDGARFLISTSAGGEGINLQIGHIVFNYDLPWNPMAVEQRIGRIHRYGQEETVQVYNLLAQDTVEEQIYGLLEHKLFEIARSIGKTDAQGRPLEDFRSEILGYLGSRPDYQDLYKRALVDRDYRRTDVELQRMIQEALRAREALDRLAQDLGHFNLEHYRTLKGRYSLAELGEWARMAILRLGGGAIPTGEFWTFICPEPLQRKYRLLPRYEKVCFDRDVALRHRACELGGIGHPLVDALLEETRSGVLAGDVADLKTGTVCARYLIRRRDERGLIQSRVVTLIYDPSTPEVRIAQHFPTGEDKESDSVAVDLAQARAALETALEAEINNWLPSRQSRIGLSISLVGLHK, encoded by the coding sequence ATGAGCGAACAGACTGCGACAGACCGAGCCAAAGCGCCGATCGCGCCTAATGACAAGGTGCGTTTGCCCTCTTACCCGGAGCTTAGCATCGGCGAAGTCCTGCGCATCGCCGAGACAGCGGGGTTCTACCAGGCCGACGTGGTCTTTGAGACGCCCACGGGCCGACGGTTGGAGACCTTTCCGGTCGAGCTCCTTGAGAAAACGGGCGACCCGTGGCAGCGACTGGCGGAGGGAGCTTTCGATGACCCTGTCACGTACCAGGTCAAGCAGATCGCCATCGACCTCGCGCACTCGAATTTCGGCGGGGAGCTCTCGGCCAGCAGGGTGAACCTCCTTCCTCACCAGATCCTGGTGGTCCATGACCTGGTCGGGATGGCTGAGCGGCGCCTCCTGGTTGCGGATGAGGTCGGGCTGGGGAAAACGATTGAGACCGGCATGCTCCTGCGGGAGTTACATGTGCGAGGGGAATCCGACCGGGTCCTGATCGTGGCCCCAGCGGGCCTGGTGAAGAATTGGCAGAATGAACTGCGAGACTGCTTCCGGCTCCACTTTTCGATCCTTGGGCACGATTTCTACGACTACGGGACGGCTTCGTGGGAGATGCACCCGTGGGTCATTGCTTCGATTGACACCCTGAAGCAGCCGCGCAGGATTCAGCGACTCCTCGGGGCCCTGCGGTGGGACGTGATCGTCTTTGACGAGGCCCATCACTTGTCGAGAACGCGCACCGGAAAGAAGACGGTCACGACACAAAACTACAAGCTTGCGGAGGCCCTCCGAAGCCACACGCGCGATCTCCTGTTCCTGTCAGCCACGCCCCATCAAGGCAATCCGTATCAATTCTGGTCCCTGATCCAAGTGCTCAACGATCAGCTCTTCACGAGCCCCGAAGAGTTGAGTGATCACCGAGGCATGCTGGCACGTGTGATGATTCGGCGGACCAAGCGCGAAGTGACGGATGCCCAAGGCCATCCGATCTTTCGTCGCCGCCACGTCCACACGGAACGGTTTCCGCTGGCTCCGAGCGAGCGCGAATTCTACGATCGGCTCAGCGAATACCTGCGAGAGGGCTATACCGTTGCCGGGATCGACCAGTCACGGACAACCCGTCAGCAGCGGGCGATCGGCTTCGTCATGGCCACGTTCCAGAAGATCATGTCGTCCAGCCCGCGCGCCATTCGCCAGGCGCTCCGGCGGCGTCTGCTCGTCCTCTTAGCTCGCAAGCAACTAGGCCTGGAAGCGAAACGGCGATCGGGCGCCGCCACCAGTGAGGCGATCCTCAAGATTCAGGACGAGATGCTGCAGGTGGCGAGCGCCCTCCTCGGGGAGCGCACGGCGGATCATGTCGATGCGGAGGCCTATGTCCTGCGGGTCCGCCGTCGTCTCCTGAAACGGATGGAAGAAGACTACGAAACCACTGAGTGGTCGCTCGACGGTGACGAAGAAGCTGAAGAAGGGGTCTATGCCGAAGCTGATATCCCTCAGGAAATTGAGAAGGTTCGGGAACTGATTCGGCTGGTCCCGCAGGGGCCTGATCGGCGCTTCGATACCGTGATCCGGGCCATCAGTGAACTCACCCACCAGAATCCGGATGAGCGGTTTATCATCTTCACACAGTACCGCGACACGCTCGAATTCCTATCTGAGGAATTGGGCAAAATCTACGGCTCGCACCGTCTGGCACGGATCGTGGGTGGTCCATTAGAGGATAAGATCGCCGCTATGGAGGCATTTTGGGCGCCCGATGGCGCGCGCTTCCTCATTAGCACGTCAGCCGGCGGAGAAGGCATCAATCTTCAAATCGGGCATATTGTCTTCAACTATGACCTCCCTTGGAACCCCATGGCGGTTGAGCAACGCATCGGCCGGATTCACCGGTACGGCCAGGAGGAGACAGTTCAGGTGTACAACCTCCTGGCTCAGGATACCGTCGAAGAACAAATCTACGGGCTGTTAGAGCACAAGCTCTTTGAGATCGCGCGATCCATCGGCAAGACCGACGCGCAAGGCCGGCCGCTGGAAGACTTTCGGAGCGAGATTCTAGGCTACCTTGGAAGCCGTCCAGATTATCAGGATCTTTACAAGCGAGCCCTCGTGGATCGTGATTACCGACGGACGGACGTCGAGCTGCAACGGATGATACAGGAGGCGCTCCGAGCCCGCGAAGCCCTGGATCGCCTGGCCCAAGACCTGGGCCACTTCAACCTTGAGCATTATCGAACGCTAAAAGGACGTTATTCGTTGGCTGAGCTTGGGGAGTGGGCCCGGATGGCGATCCTGAGACTCGGCGGAGGCGCGATCCCCACCGGAGAGTTCTGGACTTTCATTTGTCCTGAGCCTTTGCAGCGGAAGTATCGTCTCCTCCCCAGGTACGAGAAGGTCTGTTTTGACCGGGACGTTGCGCTCCGTCATCGCGCATGTGAGCTTGGCGGAATAGGCCATCCGCTTGTGGACGCTCTCCTGGAGGAAACACGCTCTGGAGTTCTCGCCGGTGACGTTGCCGATCTCAAGACGGGAACTGTAT